In Candidatus Promineifilum breve, one genomic interval encodes:
- a CDS encoding PTS sorbitol transporter, with amino-acid sequence MSEENQYRRVKISAGKRGWGGPLIIAPTPKKPYIYCVTGGGIHPIAQRIADLTGAIAFDGFKSKRDFDEIAVAVIDCGGTARIGVYPMKGVLTVDIYNTKPSGPLFRFIKADNFVSGVTADDIQLID; translated from the coding sequence ATGTCCGAAGAAAACCAGTATCGTCGGGTCAAGATTTCGGCCGGCAAGCGCGGCTGGGGCGGCCCTCTGATCATCGCACCTACCCCGAAGAAACCGTATATCTATTGCGTCACGGGCGGCGGCATCCATCCCATCGCCCAACGCATCGCCGATCTGACCGGGGCCATCGCCTTCGACGGGTTCAAATCGAAGCGTGACTTCGACGAGATCGCCGTGGCCGTCATCGACTGTGGCGGCACGGCCCGCATCGGCGTCTACCCCATGAAGGGCGTGCTGACTGTGGACATCTATAACACCAAGCCGTCCGGCCCGTTGTTTCGCTTCATCAAGGCGGACAACTTTGTGTCCGGTGTCACGGCCGATGATATTCAGCTCATCGATTGA
- a CDS encoding transcriptional regulator GutM, whose product MSQIVDTIAQNAGFFFILLAVMWAAQFVLAYVQMRRFNRRILEVRQWGKTAVGLGGDRYRGRAYAVLTADEKGNIVNADFFSGSTVFARVRPAPEVVGMTIDQILADPEAIPTSKKGRLAFVSAATYLKEAFQAKPNNQPSHA is encoded by the coding sequence ATGAGCCAGATTGTCGATACCATTGCCCAGAATGCCGGGTTCTTCTTTATCCTGTTGGCCGTCATGTGGGCCGCCCAATTCGTCCTGGCCTATGTCCAGATGCGCCGCTTCAACCGGCGGATACTGGAAGTACGCCAGTGGGGCAAGACGGCCGTGGGGCTGGGCGGCGATCGCTACCGTGGGCGGGCCTATGCCGTGCTGACGGCCGACGAGAAGGGCAACATCGTCAACGCTGATTTTTTCAGTGGCTCGACCGTATTTGCTCGCGTGCGTCCGGCGCCCGAAGTGGTTGGGATGACCATCGATCAGATTCTGGCCGATCCGGAAGCTATCCCAACGTCGAAAAAAGGCCGCCTGGCGTTCGTCAGCGCCGCGACCTATCTGAAAGAGGCGTTTCAGGCTAAGCCCAACAACCAGCCCAGCCATGCCTGA
- a CDS encoding NAD(P)H-dependent oxidoreductase, producing the protein MTTLRERLRAYEAEHGPIRVGLVGAGQMGTGLMSQMEKMDGMKVVAVADVLPGRPKAAYVESSVAAELVHETDDAGRAAALIADGRRVATSSSDLLARIDNLDVIVEATGIPEIGAAVCLAAIEAGKHTVNMNVEADATVGYYLGRLAAEHGVTYTLSAGDEPGTIKELYDFADALGFQIVTIGKGKNNPLDRTCNPDHVAEKARRNNMSAKMLASFVDGTKTMVEMTAVANATGYAPEVRGAYGPKCTVPELAKVFVPKAAGGIFDAPGAVDYAVGDVAPGVFVIITTDQPKIITDLRYLRLNGHGNYWAIYRPYHLANLETPISVANAFLDRRATIVTLRPPVAETIAVAKRDLQPGDTIDALGGFTVYGMIDKAEAARDEQIVPLGLVVGAQVLRPVKMGEPVRYGDIHLKEGQVITELRRRQDELLRVAA; encoded by the coding sequence ATGACTACGCTACGCGAGCGTCTAAGAGCATATGAAGCAGAGCACGGCCCGATTCGGGTCGGCCTGGTCGGCGCGGGCCAGATGGGCACCGGCCTGATGAGCCAAATGGAGAAGATGGACGGTATGAAGGTGGTGGCCGTGGCCGACGTGTTGCCCGGCCGGCCCAAAGCCGCCTACGTTGAATCGAGTGTTGCCGCCGAACTGGTGCACGAGACCGACGACGCCGGCCGGGCCGCCGCGCTCATCGCCGACGGCCGCCGCGTAGCCACGTCCTCCAGCGATCTGTTGGCCCGCATCGACAACCTCGACGTCATCGTCGAGGCGACCGGCATCCCGGAGATCGGCGCGGCCGTCTGTCTGGCGGCCATCGAGGCCGGCAAACACACGGTCAATATGAACGTTGAGGCCGACGCCACCGTCGGCTACTACCTGGGCCGCCTGGCCGCAGAGCACGGCGTCACCTATACCCTGTCGGCCGGCGACGAGCCGGGAACCATCAAGGAACTCTATGACTTTGCCGACGCCCTGGGCTTCCAGATCGTCACCATCGGCAAGGGCAAGAACAATCCCCTGGATCGCACCTGTAACCCCGACCACGTGGCCGAGAAAGCGCGGCGCAACAACATGAGCGCCAAGATGTTGGCCTCCTTCGTCGACGGCACCAAGACGATGGTCGAGATGACCGCCGTCGCCAACGCCACCGGCTACGCGCCGGAAGTACGCGGGGCCTATGGGCCAAAGTGCACCGTGCCCGAACTGGCGAAGGTCTTCGTGCCCAAGGCCGCCGGCGGCATTTTCGATGCCCCCGGCGCGGTCGATTACGCCGTCGGCGACGTGGCCCCCGGTGTCTTCGTCATCATCACCACCGACCAGCCGAAGATCATCACCGACCTGCGCTATCTGCGGCTGAACGGCCACGGCAATTACTGGGCCATCTATCGGCCCTATCACCTGGCAAACCTGGAGACGCCTATCTCGGTCGCCAACGCCTTCCTCGACCGGCGGGCGACCATCGTCACCCTGCGGCCGCCCGTGGCCGAAACCATCGCCGTCGCCAAGCGCGACCTGCAACCGGGCGACACCATCGACGCCCTGGGCGGTTTCACGGTCTATGGCATGATCGACAAGGCCGAGGCCGCCCGCGACGAGCAAATTGTGCCCCTGGGCCTGGTGGTTGGCGCCCAGGTCTTGCGGCCGGTCAAGATGGGCGAGCCGGTTCGCTATGGCGACATCCATCTCAAGGAAGGCCAGGTCATCACCGAGTTGCGCCGCCGCCAGGACGAACTGTTGCGCGTGGCCGCCTAG
- the ftsH gene encoding ATP-dependent zinc metalloprotease FtsH has translation MDDQQNDNRPSIPTWVWIITIFAVILGLQLFLSGRFSGPEQITLQEMADYIRAGEVEQLTVSGDRLQILLDDDRTFGAVKSPSDSLFETFEFFGISAADLNNNMMVRDQSTWNTLTSILLGVGPVLLLIWIFMRGFRQMQGGGGNNIFGFGRSRARNLTDANRPTVNFDDVAGVEEAKQELAEVVQFLREPEKFVQVGARIPKGVLMVGPPGTGKTLLARAVAGEAGVPFFHISGSEFVEMFVGVGASRVRDLFEKAKTAAPSIVFVDEIDAVGRQRGAGLGGGHDEREQTLNQILVEMDGFDNETNVIVIAATNRADILDPALLRPGRFDRKVFVDLPDIAGREKILQVHARGKPIASEVSFKDTARLTAGFSGADLENLINEAAIFAARRDKRTIGLLEFQDAFDRVVMGPERQSRVMSEDDKMTVAYHEAGHAIVSFFLSHTDPVQKITIVPRGRAGGYVMSLPEDRALYSREFFDDQIAMALGGRASEEHFFGRVTTGASNDLQNATRLARAMVMEYGMSDKLGLPTYGGGSANPFVGREMGFFGSSRDYSEEAAQSIDAEVKRILEENYGRALDVIEQNHDRMVQLATTLINVETLDRPAFEKLMNEPMPGNGVVPDPAPAPIPAGQPANPPQPVEAI, from the coding sequence ATGGATGATCAACAGAACGATAACCGCCCCAGTATTCCCACCTGGGTATGGATCATCACCATCTTCGCGGTGATCCTGGGGCTACAGCTTTTTCTGAGCGGTCGCTTCAGTGGGCCGGAGCAAATCACGCTGCAAGAGATGGCCGACTATATCCGCGCCGGCGAAGTGGAACAGTTGACTGTTTCCGGCGACCGGCTGCAGATCCTGCTCGACGACGACCGTACCTTTGGCGCGGTGAAATCCCCGTCCGATAGCCTCTTTGAGACATTTGAATTCTTCGGCATCTCCGCCGCCGACCTCAACAACAACATGATGGTGCGCGACCAATCGACCTGGAACACGCTCACCAGCATTTTGCTGGGTGTCGGCCCGGTGTTGCTGCTCATCTGGATCTTCATGCGCGGCTTTCGCCAGATGCAGGGCGGCGGCGGCAACAACATCTTCGGCTTCGGCCGCAGCCGCGCCCGCAACCTGACCGACGCCAACCGGCCGACGGTCAACTTCGACGACGTGGCCGGCGTGGAGGAAGCCAAGCAGGAGCTGGCCGAGGTCGTGCAATTCCTGCGCGAGCCGGAGAAGTTCGTGCAGGTCGGCGCGCGCATCCCCAAGGGTGTGTTGATGGTCGGCCCGCCGGGCACGGGCAAGACCCTGCTGGCGCGGGCCGTGGCCGGCGAGGCGGGCGTGCCCTTCTTCCACATCTCCGGCTCCGAATTTGTCGAGATGTTCGTCGGCGTGGGCGCCAGCCGCGTGCGCGACCTGTTCGAGAAGGCCAAGACGGCCGCGCCGTCGATCGTCTTCGTGGACGAGATCGACGCCGTGGGCCGCCAGCGCGGCGCGGGCCTGGGCGGCGGCCACGATGAGCGCGAGCAGACTCTCAACCAAATCCTGGTGGAGATGGACGGCTTCGATAACGAGACCAACGTCATCGTCATCGCCGCCACCAACCGGGCCGACATCCTCGACCCGGCCCTGCTGCGTCCCGGCCGCTTCGACCGCAAGGTCTTCGTCGATTTGCCGGACATCGCCGGGCGCGAGAAGATCTTGCAGGTCCATGCCCGCGGCAAGCCCATCGCCAGTGAGGTCAGCTTCAAGGATACGGCCCGCCTGACGGCCGGCTTCTCCGGGGCCGACCTGGAGAACCTGATCAACGAGGCGGCCATCTTCGCCGCCCGCCGCGACAAGCGCACCATCGGCCTGCTGGAGTTCCAGGACGCCTTCGACCGGGTGGTCATGGGGCCGGAGCGCCAGAGCCGGGTGATGAGCGAGGACGACAAGATGACCGTGGCCTATCACGAGGCGGGCCACGCCATTGTCAGCTTCTTCCTGAGCCACACCGACCCGGTGCAGAAGATCACCATCGTGCCCCGCGGCCGGGCCGGCGGCTACGTCATGTCGTTGCCCGAAGACCGCGCCCTCTATAGCCGCGAATTCTTCGATGACCAGATCGCCATGGCCCTGGGCGGCCGGGCCTCGGAGGAGCACTTCTTCGGCCGCGTCACCACCGGCGCGTCGAATGACCTGCAAAATGCCACCCGCCTGGCGCGGGCCATGGTCATGGAGTACGGCATGTCGGACAAGCTGGGCCTGCCCACCTATGGCGGCGGTTCGGCCAACCCGTTCGTCGGCCGCGAGATGGGCTTCTTCGGCAGCAGCCGCGATTACAGCGAGGAAGCGGCCCAATCCATCGACGCCGAGGTCAAGCGCATCCTGGAAGAGAACTACGGTCGGGCGCTCGACGTCATCGAACAAAACCACGACCGCATGGTGCAGTTGGCGACGACGCTGATAAATGTGGAAACGCTCGACCGGCCGGCCTTCGAAAAGCTGATGAATGAGCCGATGCCCGGCAATGGCGTCGTGCCCGACCCCGCGCCCGCGCCCATCCCCGCCGGGCAGCCGGCCAACCCGCCCCAGCCGGTCGAAGCGATCTAG
- the murJ gene encoding murein biosynthesis integral membrane protein MurJ: MKSTPQPQAPPADSGRNQVFRAAGLVAALALLSRVLGLVREIVVRQYLGVTTVEATAFDVASRFPEAIFLIVAGGAIGSAFIPTFTAYFSRDDEPGGWQLFSAVINLVTVVTTIISVLVMVFAAPFITFFYAENVAREPALLPLTVDLMRIMLLSPIIFGISGILMAALNARQHFLLPALAPSVYNVGIIAGGAVGAMLGGGDPRTTAFGLAWGVVVGALGHLLIQLPGLRGQRARYRPLLTLRDPGVRQVLRLMGPRVLGLSFSEVNKFVILFLTGTMALGALPALNVAFRILIMPQGILGQALGIAAFPTLAALAARAAHGEMRAILGSSLRLILFLGLPATALLMLLAEPYVVILFERGLFDAEATLLVAAALRFYAVGLIALTAIEVIARAFYALSDTLTPVLAGGAQIVLMWLLSLWFRDAVFPGLGLLPLGGLALGFSLSNVIEVGLLLWLLRGRLGGLEGRALLSGGLRMGAATLAMGAAILGLLQVIPTGAMWARAVGGTLVGGLVYLLAAWVLRVEELRQMVGLARRRLGR, translated from the coding sequence ATGAAAAGTACGCCACAACCGCAAGCGCCACCCGCCGATTCCGGCCGGAATCAGGTATTCCGGGCGGCGGGGCTGGTGGCGGCGCTGGCCTTGCTCAGCCGTGTGCTGGGGCTGGTGCGGGAGATCGTCGTGCGCCAATACCTGGGCGTCACGACGGTGGAGGCCACGGCCTTCGATGTCGCCAGCCGCTTCCCGGAGGCCATCTTCCTCATCGTGGCCGGCGGGGCCATCGGCTCGGCCTTCATCCCGACCTTCACCGCCTACTTCAGCCGCGACGACGAGCCGGGCGGCTGGCAGCTTTTCTCGGCGGTCATCAATCTGGTCACGGTGGTGACGACGATCATCTCGGTGCTGGTGATGGTCTTCGCCGCGCCGTTCATCACCTTTTTCTACGCCGAAAACGTGGCCCGCGAGCCGGCCCTTCTGCCGCTGACGGTTGACCTCATGCGCATTATGCTCCTGTCGCCGATCATCTTCGGCATCAGCGGCATCCTCATGGCCGCCCTCAATGCCCGGCAGCATTTCCTGTTGCCGGCGCTGGCCCCCTCGGTCTACAACGTGGGCATCATCGCCGGCGGCGCGGTGGGGGCCATGTTGGGCGGCGGCGACCCGCGGACGACGGCCTTTGGGCTGGCCTGGGGCGTGGTGGTGGGGGCACTGGGCCATCTGCTGATCCAGCTGCCCGGCCTGCGCGGCCAACGCGCCCGCTACCGGCCGCTGCTGACCCTGCGCGACCCCGGCGTGCGCCAGGTCTTGCGCCTCATGGGGCCGCGCGTGCTGGGCCTCTCCTTCAGCGAGGTCAACAAGTTCGTCATCCTGTTCCTGACCGGGACGATGGCCCTGGGGGCGCTGCCGGCGCTCAACGTGGCCTTCCGCATCCTGATCATGCCCCAGGGCATTTTGGGGCAGGCGCTGGGCATCGCCGCCTTCCCCACGCTGGCCGCCCTGGCGGCGCGCGCCGCCCACGGCGAGATGCGGGCCATCCTGGGCAGTTCGCTGCGGCTCATCCTCTTTCTGGGGCTGCCGGCCACGGCCTTGCTGATGCTGCTGGCCGAGCCGTACGTGGTCATCCTGTTCGAGCGCGGCCTGTTCGACGCCGAGGCCACGCTGCTGGTGGCCGCCGCGCTGCGCTTCTACGCCGTCGGCCTCATCGCCCTGACGGCCATCGAGGTCATCGCCCGCGCCTTCTACGCCCTGAGCGACACGCTGACGCCGGTGCTGGCCGGCGGGGCGCAAATCGTGCTCATGTGGCTGCTCAGCCTGTGGTTTCGCGACGCGGTGTTCCCGGGGCTAGGTCTATTGCCGCTGGGCGGGCTGGCGCTGGGCTTCAGCCTGTCGAACGTGATCGAGGTGGGGCTGCTGCTGTGGCTGTTGCGCGGCCGTCTGGGTGGGCTGGAAGGGCGGGCGCTGCTGTCGGGCGGGCTGCGCATGGGCGCGGCCACGCTGGCGATGGGGGCCGCTATCCTGGGGCTGTTACAGGTCATCCCGACCGGGGCGATGTGGGCGCGGGCCGTGGGCGGCACATTGGTCGGGGGGCTTGTCTACCTGCTGGCGGCGTGGGTGCTGCGGGTGGAGGAACTGCGGCAGATGGTGGGGTTGGCGCGCCGCCGCCTGGGGCGCTGA
- the srlA gene encoding PTS glucitol/sorbitol transporter subunit IIC, which produces MDFLVSLAEGFIGLFQEGAAVFVSLVTGIVPLLIILLTFVNALIALIGPDRINRVGEWAARPGLVYYPVRYILLPFLSVFFLTNPMAYTMGRFLPERYKPAFYDAAVSYVHPPTGIFPHINPGELFVWLGISAGITSLGLSIVPLAVRYLLIGLVVIFIRGIVTELMTARMWPRTDAVEATTTAY; this is translated from the coding sequence ATGGATTTTCTTGTAAGTTTAGCCGAGGGCTTTATCGGCCTCTTCCAGGAAGGGGCTGCGGTATTCGTAAGCCTGGTAACCGGGATTGTGCCGTTGCTGATCATCCTGTTGACGTTCGTCAATGCCCTGATCGCCCTGATTGGCCCGGATCGGATCAATCGGGTCGGCGAGTGGGCGGCGCGTCCGGGCCTGGTCTACTATCCGGTGCGTTACATTCTTCTGCCGTTTTTGTCGGTGTTCTTCCTGACCAACCCCATGGCCTACACCATGGGCCGTTTCCTGCCGGAGCGCTACAAGCCGGCCTTCTATGATGCGGCCGTATCCTACGTCCACCCGCCGACGGGCATCTTCCCCCACATCAATCCGGGCGAGTTGTTTGTCTGGCTGGGCATCTCGGCCGGCATCACCTCGTTGGGTCTGTCCATTGTCCCCCTGGCCGTGCGCTATCTGCTCATCGGCCTGGTCGTTATTTTCATCCGCGGCATCGTCACCGAACTGATGACCGCCCGCATGTGGCCCCGCACCGATGCCGTTGAGGCCACCACCACCGCCTACTAG
- a CDS encoding PTS glucitol/sorbitol transporter subunit IIA, protein MNKYEGQITAIGPYVVEFLEANILVLFGLSAPEELAEFAVLHDGTTLHAPLATGDTLYVGSSSFQILAVGEVANANLANLGHLVVKFNGENEPEQPGDVCAEALPLPEIAVGMRIRIEG, encoded by the coding sequence GTGAACAAATACGAAGGGCAAATCACAGCCATTGGGCCTTATGTGGTCGAGTTCCTGGAAGCCAACATCCTGGTGCTCTTCGGTCTCAGCGCGCCGGAGGAACTGGCGGAGTTTGCCGTGCTCCACGACGGCACAACCCTCCACGCGCCTCTGGCCACCGGAGATACGCTTTACGTTGGCTCTTCCAGCTTTCAAATTCTGGCCGTCGGCGAAGTCGCCAACGCCAACCTGGCCAATCTTGGTCACCTGGTGGTGAAATTTAACGGGGAAAACGAGCCTGAGCAGCCCGGCGATGTGTGCGCCGAAGCCCTACCATTACCGGAAATCGCCGTGGGCATGCGAATTCGCATTGAAGGATGA
- a CDS encoding sugar-binding transcriptional regulator produces the protein MTPYDRLELLATVADLYYVERCSQAEIANRLGYSRSAVSRMLTEAHEHQLIEIRINHPMQRVSQLEYALRSRFGLETVYVAQRGFLAYERMLMQLGRLAARSLDEVLAESTIIGISWGTAVYEVVNALSPRRLRGVEVVQLIGGLGKGDPQIDGPGVAMRLAERLGGRYHSLNAPLIVDNEQTRQSLLASRVIQDTMQLALRADLAVVGIGSVESSRSSLLRTGYLTAEELDEIGRTGAVGDICGTHFDANGCILDIDVNRRVVGINLRELLDGRCRVIGVGGGRLKAPAIAGALRGNLIDVLITDSNAAEQVLSMMS, from the coding sequence ATGACGCCCTACGATCGCCTTGAACTTTTAGCGACAGTAGCCGACCTCTACTACGTAGAGCGTTGCAGCCAGGCGGAAATTGCCAACCGGCTGGGCTACTCGCGGTCGGCTGTCTCCCGTATGCTGACGGAAGCCCACGAGCACCAGCTCATCGAAATCCGAATCAATCACCCCATGCAGCGGGTCAGCCAACTGGAGTACGCGCTGCGTTCCCGGTTTGGTCTGGAAACTGTCTACGTGGCCCAGCGCGGCTTTTTGGCCTATGAACGGATGCTGATGCAGCTTGGCCGGCTGGCGGCCAGGTCTTTGGATGAGGTGTTGGCCGAGTCGACGATAATCGGTATCTCCTGGGGGACAGCCGTCTACGAGGTCGTCAATGCCCTGTCGCCGCGGCGCCTGCGAGGGGTCGAGGTGGTGCAACTGATCGGCGGGCTGGGCAAGGGGGATCCGCAAATCGACGGCCCCGGCGTTGCCATGCGTCTGGCCGAGCGCCTGGGCGGCCGCTACCATTCGCTCAACGCGCCGCTCATCGTCGACAACGAGCAAACCCGCCAGTCGCTACTGGCGTCGCGGGTCATTCAGGACACCATGCAATTGGCCCTGCGGGCCGATCTGGCCGTCGTCGGCATCGGCAGCGTGGAATCGAGCCGCTCCAGCCTGTTGCGCACTGGATACCTGACAGCCGAAGAACTGGACGAGATCGGCCGCACCGGGGCCGTGGGCGACATCTGCGGCACGCACTTTGACGCCAACGGCTGCATCCTGGACATCGACGTCAACCGGCGCGTGGTGGGCATCAATTTGCGCGAACTATTGGACGGGCGCTGCCGGGTCATCGGTGTCGGGGGCGGCCGTCTGAAGGCCCCGGCCATCGCCGGCGCATTGCGCGGCAACTTGATCGACGTCCTCATCACCGACAGCAACGCCGCCGAACAAGTTTTGTCCATGATGAGTTGA
- a CDS encoding metallophosphoesterase family protein, which yields MKLAVLSDIHGNWPALAATAADIDAWRPDVVLVNGDVVNDGPRNPACWDYVAQRRQRDGWLILRGNHEEYVAEWRDPAMPRQGPAYDLIRLSRWTYEQLGGRVDELGALPDRWDFVAPDGSRLAAMHGTLLGNRAGIYPFTSDEEARRRVVGGAAVFLTAHTHVPHLRTLDGALIVNTGSVGIPGDGDGRAAYGRLTWTRAGGWQAAIERVAYDRAAAERDYFTSGFMDEAGPEAELSLVQFRLARDVRTRWAAVYRERILKGELTLAQAVDEWLDREEFRPSRRAAAAGLSPVKRAY from the coding sequence ATGAAACTCGCCGTTCTGTCCGACATCCACGGCAACTGGCCCGCGCTGGCGGCCACGGCGGCCGACATCGACGCCTGGCGGCCCGATGTGGTGCTGGTAAATGGCGATGTGGTGAACGATGGCCCCCGTAACCCCGCCTGTTGGGATTACGTGGCCCAGCGGCGGCAGCGCGACGGCTGGCTCATCCTGCGCGGCAATCACGAGGAGTACGTAGCCGAATGGCGCGACCCGGCCATGCCGCGCCAAGGCCCGGCCTACGACCTCATCCGCCTCAGCCGCTGGACGTATGAGCAGTTGGGCGGCCGGGTCGATGAACTGGGCGCGCTGCCCGACCGCTGGGATTTCGTCGCCCCAGACGGGTCGCGGCTGGCGGCCATGCACGGCACACTGCTGGGCAATCGGGCCGGCATCTACCCCTTCACCAGTGACGAGGAAGCACGGCGGCGCGTCGTGGGCGGGGCGGCCGTCTTTCTGACCGCCCACACCCACGTGCCCCACCTGCGGACGCTGGATGGCGCGCTCATCGTCAATACCGGCTCCGTCGGCATCCCCGGCGACGGCGACGGCCGCGCCGCCTATGGCCGCCTGACCTGGACACGGGCCGGCGGCTGGCAAGCGGCGATTGAGCGCGTGGCCTACGACCGGGCGGCGGCCGAGCGCGACTACTTCACGTCGGGCTTCATGGACGAGGCCGGGCCGGAGGCGGAGTTATCGCTGGTGCAATTCCGGCTGGCGCGCGACGTGCGCACGCGCTGGGCGGCCGTCTATCGTGAGCGTATCCTGAAAGGCGAACTGACCCTGGCCCAGGCCGTGGACGAATGGCTCGACCGCGAGGAGTTTCGCCCGTCGCGCCGCGCCGCTGCCGCCGGCTTGTCGCCGGTTAAGCGGGCTTACTAA
- a CDS encoding stage V sporulation protein S, with the protein MDNTLTQPILHTNGSGLKTLNVIKVSARSRTAAVAGAIAGVMREADRAEVQAIGAGAVNQAVKAIVIAKGYLAEEGVHIACVPSFVDVDIDDQERTAIRFLIEPTL; encoded by the coding sequence ATGGACAACACTCTAACACAACCAATCCTACACACCAATGGCTCCGGCCTTAAGACGCTGAATGTCATTAAGGTGTCGGCCCGCTCGCGGACGGCGGCCGTGGCCGGGGCGATTGCCGGCGTTATGCGCGAAGCCGATCGCGCCGAGGTTCAGGCCATCGGCGCCGGCGCGGTGAACCAGGCCGTCAAGGCCATCGTGATCGCCAAGGGCTATCTGGCCGAAGAGGGCGTCCACATCGCCTGCGTGCCCTCGTTTGTCGATGTCGATATCGATGATCAGGAGCGCACCGCCATTCGCTTCTTGATTGAGCCGACGCTGTAA
- a CDS encoding HPr family phosphocarrier protein codes for MSEVTVTIHHEAGLHARPLAKFVKVAKQYDAAIEVTNLTRGKGPVNGASPVKLLLLAALQGHELKISAGGPQADEALQALQTLVANNFEEES; via the coding sequence ATGTCCGAAGTAACCGTCACCATCCATCACGAAGCCGGCCTCCACGCCCGACCCCTGGCGAAGTTCGTCAAAGTCGCCAAGCAATATGATGCCGCCATCGAGGTAACCAACCTGACCCGCGGCAAGGGGCCGGTAAATGGGGCCAGCCCGGTGAAGCTGCTGCTACTGGCGGCGCTACAGGGGCACGAACTGAAGATCAGCGCCGGCGGCCCGCAGGCCGACGAAGCATTGCAGGCGTTGCAGACCCTGGTAGCCAATAACTTTGAAGAGGAATCATGA
- a CDS encoding enoyl-CoA hydratase/isomerase family protein, which yields MSTLYQAITVTQTAGVLTVTLNRPEQHNALNPTLMAELTAVFHALPGRDDVRVVVLTGAGRSFCAGADLTFMRAAADYSFDENVADGQAIFDLMLAIDHCPRPVVGRVNGAAIGGGVGLVSCCDIVVAVERATFAFSEARLGIVPAVISPFVLARIGPGPARELFLTGERFDARRAQAIGLAHHVVAESDLDAVVAERVAQLLQAAPEAQATIKQLIHTVAFRPTESVRDYTAETIARRRAADEGREGMSAFLEKRKPRWQEE from the coding sequence ATGAGCACACTATACCAAGCCATCACTGTGACACAAACGGCCGGGGTGCTGACCGTCACCCTCAACCGCCCCGAACAGCACAACGCCCTGAACCCGACCCTCATGGCCGAATTGACGGCCGTCTTCCACGCGCTGCCGGGCCGTGACGACGTGCGCGTCGTGGTGCTGACCGGGGCCGGGCGCTCCTTTTGCGCCGGGGCCGACCTGACCTTCATGCGCGCCGCGGCCGATTACTCCTTCGACGAGAACGTGGCCGACGGCCAGGCCATCTTCGATCTGATGCTGGCGATCGATCATTGCCCGCGGCCGGTGGTGGGGCGCGTCAACGGCGCGGCCATCGGCGGCGGGGTGGGGCTGGTCAGTTGTTGCGACATCGTCGTGGCCGTGGAGCGGGCCACCTTCGCCTTCAGCGAGGCGCGGCTGGGCATTGTCCCGGCGGTCATCTCCCCCTTCGTGCTGGCCCGCATCGGCCCCGGCCCGGCCCGCGAGCTATTCCTGACCGGCGAGCGCTTCGACGCCCGCCGCGCCCAGGCCATCGGGCTGGCCCACCACGTCGTGGCCGAGAGCGATCTCGACGCCGTCGTGGCCGAGCGCGTGGCCCAGCTATTGCAGGCCGCGCCCGAAGCGCAGGCGACGATCAAGCAACTCATCCACACCGTCGCCTTCCGCCCCACGGAGAGCGTGCGCGACTACACGGCCGAGACCATCGCCCGCCGCCGCGCCGCCGACGAGGGGCGCGAGGGGATGAGCGCCTTCCTGGAAAAGCGCAAGCCGCGCTGGCAGGAAGAATAA